From the genome of Alicyclobacillus sp. SO9:
TTGCGGGATCACCAGAAGCTGTTTAGTCAGGCCGGAGCCGAACTGGCGCGGACAGAAAATTGGGTCCGTCAAATGAACCAGGAACTGGATGCCCTATACGATGCGCTGCCAGACTGGTTAGAGCGAGACAACTGACTTTGGGCAGCGGAGACCTGTTGGAGTAGAGTAACCTCTTGGATACCGGTTGAGCCGGACTAATTGCTATATGACGGAGAAGTTCCTGTTTCGTGAGCCCATTGAAGCAACTCAGACTCTCGCAGAGGCCCCTCTGTATGGTATAAGACTTTACCGTTCTGATTGATGAAAACGGCTTCTGGTTGCCCGCTGACTTCGTAGATTTGGGAGAGTTTGTCCGGCTGGTTGTACAGGACTGTAATTTCGCTTGCAACGCCGTACTTTTTTATAAACCTGCGAATCATGACCTTGCTGTCACCCCGGTCTATCATCACAACCTTCACCTTGCCCCGCGATGCTTGCGCAAAGCGATTTAATGCAGGCATTTCCTGCTGGCAGGGACCACACCAAGTAGCGAAGAAGTCCAAAAGAACAGGCTCCTTCTGACCTATGGGAAAAGAAAAGTTCTTTCCCGAAACAGTCATTGACGAAAAGGCCGGTGCAACCTGCCCAATCTTTGCCCTTGGCCGCGTTATTGCAGCATGTACCTCAAAAGTCACTGCCAGGAGAAGCAGTGCAGCCCCTGACAGAAGAATGACGAGTGCTCGTTTAGTCATAACAATTCCTCCAGAAAGCGAAAAACTGCCCGCAAGATGGATAAGGAACAGTGAGATGGATCACGCAAGTTGTACGTTGTAGACGCTTTTGGCCGGCGTGAAGCGGGGTCCGCGTTAGCTGCCTGACCCCGCCGCTTGCGTTGGTAAACATCCGGCAATGGTACTAGCCCTTCTGCGTAACAAGTTGGATAGGTTCCTGAAATACTTGTTTTGCTTTCTGCTTTGACAAGCGCCCGGCATCTTCCATATTTTCAAGGACAATTTTTTGTCTTGCTCGGGCTAACCGGTAATGGTGAAAAGGGTCATAGTAGAAAGGAGAATTCGGGAGCCCAGCCAGCATAGAAAGCTCCCCTTTGCTTAACTGATTCACACTTTTGCCGAAATAAGTCTTCGCCGCGTTCTTGAGTCCGTACGCACCGTTACCATAGTAAATCACATTGACATAATCCTGAAATGTCTGCTTTTTCGACATGGTGTCGTAGATGCCAATGGCGTCAAGCATCTGCAAGACTTTTCGCCGAATAGTTTTCTTATGATTTAAAATCGTATTATCGACAAGCTGCTGCGTTATGGTGGAGCCCCCTTCCACATAGCCGTCTTTCTGAATATCAACAAAAAGAGACCGTGCAATACCGATGGGGTCAATGCCTGGGTCGGTTTGAAACCTCCGGTCTTCCGTAGAAATCACAGCATCACGAAAGAACTTCGGAATTTCTTTATAGGTGAGCGGCTGAATATGGTACTTGGCTATCCGGGCTTGAACCGCATGTTCAATGATAGGCTTCATGGGTTGCACGTGGACAAAATACACATAGCATCCCGCGAAGAGAGCTGCGGTTAAGACGACAAAGGCCGCGAGCAAGCGAATCAACTGTTTCGTGACGAAACGAAAAGCGTGCATGAGCCTCGTTTTTTTCATCTTACTCACCCAATGAGAAATCTGTCTTAATCTTCTCTTTCTCTTGATATCTCTCTATAGCAAAATCAATCAAGCGCTCAATCAATTTTGGATAGGGTACGCCGGTTGCTTGCCACAGTTTAGGGTACATACTGATTTCTGTAAAACCGGGCATCGTATTAATCTCGTTGACATAGATAGCTCCGGTCGTCCTCTCCACAAAGAAATCCACTCGACCGAGACCCGAACCGTCAACGGCCTGGAAAGCACGGACGGCAAGAGTTCGAATCTCCTCGGTCTGCTCTGGTGTGAGCGGAGCAGGGATGGTCAGAACCGAATCTCCGTCAACATACTTTGCTCGATAGTCATAAAATTCGTTCG
Proteins encoded in this window:
- a CDS encoding TlpA disulfide reductase family protein; protein product: MTKRALVILLSGAALLLLAVTFEVHAAITRPRAKIGQVAPAFSSMTVSGKNFSFPIGQKEPVLLDFFATWCGPCQQEMPALNRFAQASRGKVKVVMIDRGDSKVMIRRFIKKYGVASEITVLYNQPDKLSQIYEVSGQPEAVFINQNGKVLYHTEGPLRESELLQWAHETGTSPSYSN
- a CDS encoding biosynthetic peptidoglycan transglycosylase; the protein is MKKTRLMHAFRFVTKQLIRLLAAFVVLTAALFAGCYVYFVHVQPMKPIIEHAVQARIAKYHIQPLTYKEIPKFFRDAVISTEDRRFQTDPGIDPIGIARSLFVDIQKDGYVEGGSTITQQLVDNTILNHKKTIRRKVLQMLDAIGIYDTMSKKQTFQDYVNVIYYGNGAYGLKNAAKTYFGKSVNQLSKGELSMLAGLPNSPFYYDPFHHYRLARARQKIVLENMEDAGRLSKQKAKQVFQEPIQLVTQKG